The Caenorhabditis elegans chromosome I genome includes the window ACGAGAATCATTGCTGGAAATATTCTAGAATTCAGTATTCAAAACCGTTTCTAAACTTAAGTAagtaattcgaaaatttcgcaaaatatatgtattgtttgatatttttttgaaattttaagacttttcaacaaaaaaaaacatttaaatttgttaacaacaatttttccaactaaGAATTGGAAATAGtgtatgaaaatttcaaaaataaattgaaaataccaaacaattccgaattttccgaACCATGTAGTTTTCCAAGAAACCCATTTGGaggtaatttttggttttataagATTTTAGATAGACAGTGAAGAATACTGCGATATTTCAAAACTGCGTAATCTACTCCAGTTATCTCGAGAGCCCATTTGTTTTCCTCCAATAAACTATCATTCTGTGTTACGTCAGTCGGCAACATTGTGTGTGTGCAGGCAGATTGACCTGATTATGTAACGTTTGTGCAACAGAATATTTGGTCATAAACTGTCACAGATTGGGCCTCCGTTTAGGTGAATTAGAATCTGCTCAATTGGATCGAGTGGAATGCACATTGTGTTGAACGGCGGTTCTGGACAAAGACCTTGTATTTTGGGAATCCATCAATAAGAGTGTGCCAGAAACTGTCTGAGGTCCTATTGTTTGTCAGGTGAAAGTGGCAGTATAGtcttctacaaaaaaaagaatgttaAAATTCATCAAtgcaataattaaaattaatcgAATCTACACAGTAAACGCATTTAGACCCTATCATATTGGCtatgaaacaaaaagtgacatagaagaaaaaaagctgagaaaattgagaaaagaagAATATTAGACATTGTTCAAAGTCTACTTGTATTCGGCAAGgaatttttggtggaaatcAGTGAACCGGGAGAGCATGTCTTTGAAGAGTTCTGGCTGTGGAAGAATTgtcgttctgaaaaaattgaatttaccaACAATGAATCTAGATTTATTGTATTAAATGTGAATTAGAGTATCACAAACCTGAAATGATAAGTTCCGTCTTTTTGTCCAAATCCACTTCCTGGCACGATACAGATTCCGGTGGTCTCAAGAAGTTGCATAGCATAGAAGAAATCAGGTTGTTGGTTCAAAGACTGAGCTTTTTCAACAGCTCTCTGTGGAATCGTGATTTGCGGGAAAGCGTACATGGCTCCTTGAACTGGATTACAGCTGATTCCATCAATGCTACTGTATGCCTTCTCGACGAGTGTAGCACGTTCCTTAAGAGAAGCAAGTACTGCATCCTTTTCTTGTTTCCACAGAGCATACGATGCATCTCCTTCCTTTGGTGGATTCACAACGGCATCAATGACGGCTTGTCCGAGTACTGTGGAGCACAATTTGGCAgagatcatttttttgaaaaggacATACACTTCTGGGTCGAGATTCAAGAATTCAACATATCCTCCACGCATTCCGCATTCTCCCATGTATCCTTTGGATACCGAATGGAAAGAAGCCAATTCCATTCTGCAAATTAATATTATGAGTTTTTTAACTGCTTAGGAAAAAAAGCTCACTTATTGTATGGCTCTCCCATCTCCACAAGAACCTTCTTGAATGAATGGAATTGCGATCCTTGAGCGTAGACGTTGTCCTGAAGATGATATTTTAAATCTCattattttaatagaaaagtgtgattttcctcattaaaaaatatggtttatgatttaaaataattttaattgaaaatagtgGAAAATTATCGAGtgtaaatttttatcgaaaacttACTTGATAAACCTCATCAGCCATAAGGAACAGGTTCTTCTTTTGTGCAAACTTGATGATAGTCTCAATATTTTCACGAGAAAGTGCTTGTCCGGTAGGATTTCCTGGATTGATGATACACAAAACTCGAATATCGTATTCTTTGCAGTGATCATTGAAAGATCTTTCAAGTTCAGCTTCATCCATGGACCAATTAGACGATTCACTCAAATAGTATCCAACTTGTCCAAGTCCGAATTCTTCGATAGTGGCAGAATAGAGTGGATATTGTGGAATTGGAATCATGACTCCGACTTTCTTTGCGTTGTTATGATTgataaaaagtttgagaacATTTCGGATTGATTCAGAAGCTCCTCCAGACAAGCAGACATCTTCTGAATTGCATGGAATTCCTCCATCACGTCTCTTAATATACTCTGCCACGTGTTTTCGTACAATTTCCACTCCCGTACTCTGACTGTATGCTCCAGCGGATTTTCCTCCACAACTTCCAAGGAATGCATTTGCATGTTCGATAACATCAGATGGAATTGATTTGTCCGTTTTCATGATCTCTGGGTTGACAATACACGCGAGGAGCTGGCGAATGAAAGTAATCGGCTTTTGACCCATAGCATGAGCATCTCCAATATTAGCCTTGATGACATTTGGGAATGGCTTCTGAGCACCGGTCGCAAGCTCTTTTTCAAGCTCCACGGCACGGATCACGATTGGTCCACGAACAGCATACTCCATCTTGATAACATTTGGATTGATGTTGGAGGTGTTCaaagtctgaaattgaatttttaaaaatactttgttcaaaaaatacacaacTATTTCGAAAACGATTAAAATTGCCAATATTGTAACAACTTttaacatttctgaaattttgctaTTCAGTGTCCATCTGATTCCTGACACATTTTGCAAATTAATAAATGCTCACCTTTCCGCTAGCCATGATTCTAGTGGATGTGCCGAAAAAGCGACTTGTGACGAGTCCGGAAATTGCTTGTACGGTTCGCATGctgtaaaattaaaagatCGAGATATAACAAGTGAATTGAAAAGATATCATTTCAATTGCAACTAATTTAAAAGAAATGTATATGAGGATAGAAGGATAGACAGTGATAACTGGGTGTGATTGATAACGTCCACGAGTGAGAGAGACAGTAAGTACTCAGAATGTTCTACCGTTTGCACGAACCTAACTTTAGGCCGCGTGTGTTTGTTGGTTGAGGACGAGCTGAGTGCGCGCAAAAAGCAATAAGTTGATAGTTTGAACTTAATGAGCAAACAATGCAGAAAATACAGTTTCAGAAAACAGTAAATATAggtgaacatttaaaaaaaagccgTATTGTAATATATTATAATAACATTTTCccttttctccgttttt containing:
- the C32F10.8 gene encoding alanine transaminase (Confirmed by transcript evidence) yields the protein MRTVQAISGLVTSRFFGTSTRIMASGKTLNTSNINPNVIKMEYAVRGPIVIRAVELEKELATGAQKPFPNVIKANIGDAHAMGQKPITFIRQLLACIVNPEIMKTDKSIPSDVIEHANAFLGSCGGKSAGAYSQSTGVEIVRKHVAEYIKRRDGGIPCNSEDVCLSGGASESIRNVLKLFINHNNAKKVGVMIPIPQYPLYSATIEEFGLGQVGYYLSESSNWSMDEAELERSFNDHCKEYDIRVLCIINPGNPTGQALSRENIETIIKFAQKKNLFLMADEVYQDNVYAQGSQFHSFKKVLVEMGEPYNKMELASFHSVSKGYMGECGMRGGYVEFLNLDPEVYVLFKKMISAKLCSTVLGQAVIDAVVNPPKEGDASYALWKQEKDAVLASLKERATLVEKAYSSIDGISCNPVQGAMYAFPQITIPQRAVEKAQSLNQQPDFFYAMQLLETTGICIVPGSGFGQKDGTYHFRTTILPQPELFKDMLSRFTDFHQKFLAEYK
- the C32F10.8 gene encoding alanine transaminase (Confirmed by transcript evidence) — its product is MRTVQAISGLVTSRFFGTSTRIMASGKTLNTSNINPNVIKMEYAVRGPIVIRAVELEKELATGAQKPFPNVIKANIGDAHAMGQKPITFIRQLLACIVNPEIMKTDKSIPSDVIEHANAFLGSCGGKSAGAYSQSTGVEIVRKHVAEYIKRRDGGIPCNSEDVCLSGGASESIRNVLKLFINHNNAKKVGVMIPIPQYPLYSATIEEFGLGQVGYYLSESSNWSMDEAELERSFNDHCKEYDIRVLCIINPGNPTGQALSRENIETIIKFAQKKNLFLMADEVYQDNVYAQGSQFHSFKKVLVEMGEPYNKMELASFHSVSKGYMGECGMRGGYVEFLNLDPEVTRTSRH